The Nocardia sp. BMG51109 nucleotide sequence TGCCCTCGCGCAACGCGGTGGCCCAGCAGGCGCAGGCGGCGGCCGATCTGGGTGCGTTCGGGCTGGTCGTGCACGGCGGGCACGTCCGCTCCGATGCCGAGATCGAGGCGGGAATCGTCAACTGGCGCAAGCTGTTCGAACGCCAGCAGGACAAGGGCGGCTTCGCGGTCCCGATCCTGATCGAGAACACCGCGGGCGGGAATCACGCGATGGCACGGCATTTCGATTCCATCGCCCGGGTCTGGGACGCGGTCGGCGATTTCGGCGCGGGCTTCTGCCTGGACACCTGCCACGCCTGGGCCGGCGGCGAGGAGCTGATCGGCGTGGTGGACCGGATCAAGGCCATCACCGGCCGCATCGACCTGGTGCACCTGAACTCCTCGCGCGACGATTTCAACTCCGGCGCCGACCGGCACGCGAACTTCGCCGACGGCACCATCGATCCGCAGCTGCTCGCCGAGGTGTGCCGCACGGCCGGGGCGCCGGTGGTGCTGGAGACCCCGGCCGACGGCGTCGCCGAGGATCTGGCGTATCTGCGCGAGCACGTGGGCTGAACACGGTTTCGATCGGACTGACCACAAACCTGGTTCCCGGCGGGCGCCGGTGGTGTTCTCGAAACGTTGTACGTTTCGAGAAAGGGCTCGGTATGTCAGTCGATCAGGCAGCGGACACCGTGACAGTCGTCAAGCTCGGCACCCACATCGGCGCACGGATCGATGGGGTCCGGCTGGGTGGTGAACTCGCCCCGGAGACAGTCGCCGCCATCCGGGCCGCGCTCAACGAGCACAAGGTGATCTTCTTC carries:
- a CDS encoding deoxyribonuclease IV, producing the protein MRIGAHVRQDSDPIGFGERLGAEVIQMFVVDPQSWDKPQPHPRAEEIKASPIDVVVHSSYQINVASTNNRLRMPSRNAVAQQAQAAADLGAFGLVVHGGHVRSDAEIEAGIVNWRKLFERQQDKGGFAVPILIENTAGGNHAMARHFDSIARVWDAVGDFGAGFCLDTCHAWAGGEELIGVVDRIKAITGRIDLVHLNSSRDDFNSGADRHANFADGTIDPQLLAEVCRTAGAPVVLETPADGVAEDLAYLREHVG